TGATAGCCTTTTTTTATTACCTTTATTTTATGGAAAATAATAACAATAACGAACACAAAATTAATATTGAATTACCAGAACAAATTGCAGAAGGGGTATATTCAAATTTAGCAGTCATCACTCATTCGCCAAGTGAATTTGTATGCGATTTTATTCAAATTATGCCTGGGGCACCTAAGGCTAAAGTGCGCTCTAGAGTTATTATGACTCCAGAGAATGCTAAGAGATTCTTGAATGCATTGATGGATAATATTCAGAAATATGAGGAGAATTTAGGGAGAATAAATGTAGGGAAAGACGAATTACCTCCTATTAATTTTGGTTTTCCACCAACAGAAGCTTAATTATTTGATTACAATTTTAATATTTTTATTATGAGTAAATACGACGTAGCAATTATCGGATCAGGCCCTGGAGGATATGTGGCAGCAATCAGATGCGCACAATTAGGAATGAAAACTGCTATTATTGAGAAATATGACACCTTGGGTGGAACTTGCTTAAATGTGGGTTGCATTCCTTCTAAAGCTTTATTGGATTCAAGTGAACATTTTTATGCAGCTTCAACTGACTTTGAAGAGCATGGAATTAAATTGAAAGATTTAAAATCTGACTTTAAACAAATGGTCGCCCGAAAAAATAATGTGGTAGAACAGACATGTGGGGGAATAAAATTCTTAATGGATAAGAATAAAGTTGATGTATTACATGGTTTAGGTTCATTTGTTGATAAGAATACTGTGAAAGTAACTGACAAAAAAGGAAAGTCAATTGAAATCACAAGCGATAAATTTATTATAGCAACTGGTTCAAAACCTAATTTCTTCAAAGGAATGGAACCAGATAAAAAACGTATTATAACATCTACCGAAGCACTTTCTTTAAGCGAAGTACCTAAAAAAATGATTGTTATTGGAGGTGGGGTAATTGGTCTGGAATTAGGCTCCGTTTATGCTCGATTAGGAACTGCTGTTGAGGTTGTTGAGTTTGCGGATTCTATTATCCCTACTATGGATGAAACAATGGGGAAAGAATTGACCAAAGTGCTTAAGAAGTTGGGCATGAAATTCTACATGCAACATCGCGTACAAAAAGTTGAAAATAAAGGCAAAAATGTTAAAGTAATAGCCTTGGATAAGAATGAGAAGGAAGTTGTTTTGGATGCTGATTACTGCCTAGTAGCTGTCGGTAGAAAGCCATATACTGACGGATTAGGTTTGGAAAATATTGGATTAAAACCAAATGAAAGAGGCCAGATTGATGTAAATGAAAATCTTCAAACTGCCATACCAAATATTTATGCCATTGGAGATGTAATTAAAGGTGCTATGCTTGCTCATAAGGCAGAAG
The DNA window shown above is from Brumimicrobium sp. and carries:
- a CDS encoding DUF3467 domain-containing protein — protein: MENNNNNEHKINIELPEQIAEGVYSNLAVITHSPSEFVCDFIQIMPGAPKAKVRSRVIMTPENAKRFLNALMDNIQKYEENLGRINVGKDELPPINFGFPPTEA
- the lpdA gene encoding dihydrolipoyl dehydrogenase → MSKYDVAIIGSGPGGYVAAIRCAQLGMKTAIIEKYDTLGGTCLNVGCIPSKALLDSSEHFYAASTDFEEHGIKLKDLKSDFKQMVARKNNVVEQTCGGIKFLMDKNKVDVLHGLGSFVDKNTVKVTDKKGKSIEITSDKFIIATGSKPNFFKGMEPDKKRIITSTEALSLSEVPKKMIVIGGGVIGLELGSVYARLGTAVEVVEFADSIIPTMDETMGKELTKVLKKLGMKFYMQHRVQKVENKGKNVKVIALDKNEKEVVLDADYCLVAVGRKPYTDGLGLENIGLKPNERGQIDVNENLQTAIPNIYAIGDVIKGAMLAHKAEEEAVFVAEKMAGQIPHINYDLIPGVVYTWPEVASVGKTEQELKKAGVNYKVGSFPMKALGRARASMDIMGLVKIITNKETDEILGVHMIGARAADLIMEGVVAMEFRASAEDLARICHPHPTYAEAIHEAALDATGDRALHI